From Nocardioides daedukensis, the proteins below share one genomic window:
- a CDS encoding pyrimidine reductase family protein: protein MQRLEPGSDVPDALIPYLGVDRTRGPHECWVTAHMVAGLDGTAAVNGRVGALSTAPDQELFRRMRQIADVVLVGAETVRREGYGPVRLTEQAQADRVAQRRTPIPPVAVVSRSLDLDWGTKVFTEPTAEARTLVITCASADPERRAVAEAHATVLVAGEDRVDPVQALAALADLGHRVVLCEGGPRWLGELVAADRVDELCLSISPMMGGDPLPVSVTPPGSPPAAFELRDTMIEANTLFLRYERPGGRSNG, encoded by the coding sequence ATGCAGCGTCTCGAGCCCGGAAGCGACGTCCCGGATGCCTTGATTCCCTATCTGGGCGTCGACAGGACGCGAGGACCCCACGAGTGCTGGGTCACCGCGCACATGGTGGCCGGACTGGATGGGACCGCGGCCGTCAACGGACGGGTTGGCGCCCTGTCGACCGCACCGGACCAGGAGCTCTTCCGCCGGATGCGCCAGATCGCGGATGTGGTGCTGGTCGGCGCCGAGACGGTACGTCGTGAGGGCTACGGCCCGGTCCGATTGACCGAGCAGGCACAGGCCGACCGCGTGGCCCAGCGGCGTACGCCGATCCCGCCGGTCGCCGTGGTGAGCAGGAGCCTGGACCTCGACTGGGGCACCAAGGTGTTCACCGAGCCGACCGCCGAGGCCCGCACGCTGGTGATCACGTGCGCGTCGGCAGACCCCGAGCGGCGCGCTGTCGCCGAGGCACACGCGACGGTGCTCGTCGCCGGCGAGGACAGGGTGGATCCCGTGCAGGCGTTGGCGGCGCTGGCCGACCTCGGCCACCGCGTCGTGCTCTGCGAGGGCGGACCCAGGTGGCTCGGCGAGCTGGTCGCAGCCGATCGGGTCGATGAGTTGTGCCTGTCGATCTCGCCGATGATGGGCGGGGATCCGTTGCCGGTCAGCGTCACTCCGCCCGGTTCACCGCCCGCGGCCTTCGAGTTGCGCGACACGATGATCGAGGCGAACACCCTGTTCCTGCGATATGAGAGGCCGGGAGGTCGCAGCAATGGCTGA
- a CDS encoding flavin reductase family protein translates to MAEDAFDELMAAIDPPLIVVTTAADDVRAGCLVGFHSQSSISPGNYCLWLSKANHTYRVGLRATHFGVQFLDRSDMALAERFGTLSGEDTDKFDGLDVEVGEHGTPLLRACANRMVLKRTALLDDGGDHVCITTKVLSAQAGGDLEPLRVSSAAHLEPGHASEERAISP, encoded by the coding sequence ATGGCTGAGGACGCATTCGACGAGTTGATGGCGGCGATCGACCCGCCGCTGATCGTCGTCACCACCGCCGCGGACGACGTACGGGCAGGCTGCCTGGTCGGCTTCCACTCCCAGTCGAGCATCTCCCCGGGCAACTACTGCCTGTGGCTCTCCAAGGCCAACCACACCTATCGGGTGGGCCTGCGGGCGACGCACTTCGGGGTGCAATTCCTCGACCGCTCCGACATGGCGCTGGCCGAGAGGTTCGGGACGCTCAGCGGTGAGGACACCGACAAGTTCGACGGCCTGGACGTCGAGGTGGGGGAGCACGGCACCCCGCTGCTCCGGGCCTGCGCCAACCGGATGGTGCTCAAGCGGACCGCCCTCCTCGACGACGGTGGTGACCACGTCTGCATCACCACCAAGGTGCTCTCCGCGCAGGCGGGTGGCGACCTGGAGCCGCTTCGCGTCTCGTCGGCCGCGCATCTCGAGCCGGGCCACGCGAGCGAGGAACGGGCGATCAGCCCCTGA
- the ctlX gene encoding citrulline utilization hydrolase CtlX: MSAQAPSAVVLIRAKRFTPNPATAADNAFQANAPQGQSHHATAAKAVAEMDAVAEALREAGVRVHVFEDEDHTRPDSVFPNNWLSTHAGGTVAIYPMYASNRRHERRADVLEMLKSEYRVQTIVDYSGLEPDGIFLEGTGAMVLDHVSRVAYAARSHRADTHVLERFCTDFGYEPMAFDAVDSGGVPVYHTNVIACVGTEVAMIALEMIPDEARRKQVRERLSVNGRTVIELTEEQVREFAGNAVELCGRTPQGKRRYIMAMSARARQSLRPDQIAAIEESCEIVAVNIPTIELAGGSVRCMIAGVHLDRRPVDGPRELSDAVEAINEDHPVTPDGRFVALAD; this comes from the coding sequence GTGAGTGCTCAAGCCCCCTCTGCAGTCGTCCTGATCCGCGCCAAGCGGTTCACCCCCAACCCCGCCACCGCGGCCGACAACGCCTTCCAGGCCAATGCGCCACAGGGCCAGTCGCACCACGCCACCGCAGCCAAGGCGGTCGCGGAGATGGACGCGGTGGCCGAGGCATTGCGCGAGGCGGGTGTCCGCGTGCACGTCTTCGAGGACGAGGACCACACCCGGCCCGACAGTGTCTTTCCCAACAACTGGCTCTCCACGCATGCCGGCGGCACCGTCGCGATCTATCCGATGTACGCCTCCAACCGCCGCCACGAGCGTCGGGCCGACGTTCTCGAGATGCTCAAGTCGGAATATCGCGTGCAGACGATCGTGGACTACTCCGGGCTCGAGCCCGATGGCATCTTCCTCGAGGGCACAGGCGCGATGGTGCTCGACCACGTCTCGCGGGTCGCGTATGCAGCTCGCAGCCACCGCGCGGACACCCACGTCCTCGAGCGCTTCTGCACCGACTTCGGCTATGAACCGATGGCCTTCGACGCGGTCGACTCCGGCGGGGTGCCCGTCTACCACACCAACGTGATCGCCTGTGTGGGCACGGAGGTCGCGATGATCGCGCTCGAGATGATCCCCGACGAGGCCCGTCGCAAGCAGGTCCGCGAGCGGCTCTCGGTCAACGGCCGCACCGTCATCGAGCTCACCGAGGAGCAGGTCCGCGAGTTCGCCGGCAACGCGGTGGAGCTGTGCGGTCGTACGCCGCAGGGGAAGCGCCGCTACATCATGGCGATGTCGGCACGGGCTCGTCAGAGTCTCCGCCCGGACCAGATCGCGGCGATCGAGGAGTCCTGCGAGATCGTCGCTGTCAACATCCCGACCATCGAGCTGGCCGGCGGATCAGTGCGTTGCATGATCGCCGGCGTGCACCTGGACCGGCGCCCGGTCGATGGGCCCCGCGAGCTCTCCGATGCCGTCGAGGCAATCAACGAGGACCACCCGGTGACTCCCGACGGGCGATTCGTGGCGCTGGCTGATTGA
- a CDS encoding lytic murein transglycosylase, with protein sequence MKIRSTINCRRSLAAAAASVLLLVLLPASTLADARPASVPAALHGEMQVAWPDPLPAVVVGDQTGSRVVVHAFSATGTEIPARARAAYQRATLVMADASSTCRMSWPLLAAVGRVESDHGRHGESRFDAEGVASPGVYGGVLDGSGGTRRIADTDAGALDDDTRFDRAVGPMQLLPGTWSVVAVDGDGDGQRNPQDIDDAALAAAVYLCRSGDDLSTAEGQRAALLRYNRSSSYAEAVMQVMRSYATEGSGTTLRTSSPEVDANLAAGPTAVVPARIALSPAPERGRVRQAGMAEMAEMVEPAPWIPANADGGHVGDHAATFRAPFFGPLESNDPVRPDQDEVPSGATEIDESQPLAPADGDPGEQHVGDSSVEPHVGDSSVEPLPSGVEDPAPGQAGEQTGNQSETSDLAPEQPKPKPEPVEEVEASLRELGIDPAAARQLIADPSTMELALRTCLGHDPDVPQDATDAGQLDVLRRLIACSS encoded by the coding sequence GTGAAGATTCGGTCAACGATTAATTGCCGCAGGAGCCTGGCCGCGGCCGCGGCGAGTGTGCTGCTCCTTGTCCTGCTGCCAGCAAGCACGTTGGCCGACGCACGCCCTGCCTCGGTGCCTGCGGCCCTCCACGGTGAGATGCAGGTGGCGTGGCCCGATCCGCTGCCCGCCGTTGTGGTCGGCGACCAGACCGGGTCCCGAGTCGTCGTCCATGCGTTCAGCGCCACAGGCACAGAGATCCCCGCCCGGGCACGTGCTGCCTATCAGCGCGCGACACTGGTGATGGCGGATGCAAGCTCGACCTGCCGAATGAGTTGGCCGTTGCTGGCCGCTGTCGGCCGGGTTGAGTCCGACCATGGACGCCACGGCGAGAGCCGGTTCGACGCCGAGGGTGTAGCGAGTCCGGGTGTCTATGGCGGCGTCTTGGACGGCTCAGGGGGCACCCGCAGGATCGCCGACACCGACGCCGGTGCGCTCGATGACGACACGAGGTTCGACCGCGCGGTCGGCCCGATGCAGCTTCTGCCGGGCACATGGTCGGTGGTCGCGGTGGACGGTGACGGTGACGGCCAGCGCAACCCCCAGGACATCGACGATGCGGCTCTCGCGGCCGCTGTCTACTTGTGCCGTTCCGGGGACGACCTGTCCACTGCCGAGGGACAGCGCGCTGCACTGCTGCGCTACAACCGCTCCTCGAGCTATGCCGAAGCGGTGATGCAGGTGATGCGCAGCTATGCCACCGAGGGCTCCGGAACCACCCTGCGTACGTCGTCGCCCGAGGTCGACGCGAACCTCGCCGCTGGTCCCACCGCGGTTGTGCCGGCCAGGATTGCGCTCTCACCTGCCCCAGAACGCGGTCGGGTGCGCCAGGCGGGCATGGCCGAAATGGCCGAGATGGTCGAGCCTGCGCCGTGGATCCCGGCGAACGCAGATGGGGGGCACGTCGGCGATCATGCCGCCACCTTCCGCGCACCGTTCTTCGGTCCCTTGGAGAGCAACGATCCGGTCCGGCCGGACCAGGACGAGGTGCCCTCGGGGGCGACGGAGATCGACGAGTCGCAGCCTCTGGCGCCCGCGGACGGAGATCCGGGCGAGCAGCACGTGGGCGACTCCTCGGTCGAACCGCACGTGGGCGACTCGTCGGTCGAGCCGCTCCCCAGTGGGGTCGAGGATCCGGCCCCGGGTCAGGCGGGCGAGCAGACGGGCAACCAGTCCGAGACCAGCGATCTGGCGCCGGAGCAACCGAAGCCGAAGCCGGAGCCGGTCGAGGAAGTCGAGGCCTCACTGCGCGAACTGGGCATCGACCCCGCGGCCGCGCGACAGCTGATCGCCGATCCCAGCACGATGGAGCTGGCACTGCGGACCTGTCTCGGCCACGACCCGGATGTCCCGCAGGACGCAACCGATGCCGGACAGCTCGACGTACTCCGCCGCCTCATTGCCTGCTCGTCCTGA
- a CDS encoding phage holin family protein: MTHVEPTTAQLLHQLSEDTRRLVRDELQLAQVEMKSKVKHTGIGAGLFGGAGIFALFGLGALIATAILALALVVDAWLAALIVAVVLFVIAALTGLFGKKQIDEGVPPVPERTVENVKKDVEQVKGAGHGHA, translated from the coding sequence ATGACCCACGTTGAACCGACCACCGCGCAGCTCCTGCACCAGCTCTCCGAGGACACCCGAAGACTGGTCAGGGACGAGCTGCAGCTGGCGCAGGTCGAGATGAAGTCGAAGGTGAAGCACACCGGCATCGGTGCCGGTCTCTTCGGTGGCGCGGGCATCTTCGCGCTGTTCGGTCTCGGCGCCCTGATCGCCACCGCGATCCTCGCGCTGGCCCTCGTCGTCGACGCTTGGTTGGCCGCGCTGATCGTTGCCGTGGTCCTCTTCGTCATCGCCGCTCTGACCGGCCTGTTCGGCAAGAAGCAGATCGATGAGGGTGTGCCGCCGGTGCCGGAACGCACGGTCGAGAACGTGAAGAAGGACGTCGAGCAAGTGAAGGGAGCCGGACATGGCCACGCCTGA
- a CDS encoding DUF3618 domain-containing protein, with translation MATPEHKLDQAGLQRDIEDTRERLGDTLDQLSDKLNAKKQARAHAKTLALAGSVVVVLTALVVWRRRSR, from the coding sequence ATGGCCACGCCTGAGCACAAGTTGGACCAGGCCGGGTTGCAGAGGGACATCGAAGACACCCGGGAACGACTGGGTGACACCCTCGACCAGCTCAGCGACAAGCTCAACGCCAAGAAGCAGGCCCGCGCGCACGCAAAGACGCTCGCCTTGGCCGGCTCGGTGGTCGTGGTGCTGACCGCGCTCGTCGTGTGGCGGCGCCGGAGTCGGTGA
- a CDS encoding class II glutamine amidotransferase: MCRLFGYVTESERSVADLLGDEGLEAFTSLTAVHSDGWGMAWHTADGATRTTTSPRSAAVDKEYADLVREPLSCAGMVHLRWATGGLDVRPENTHPFFADDFAFAHNGHVSPIGELEELLSPASCAALLGDTDSERYFRFVRQSIEEHGEEAEGVTQALATLIKKFPESSLNALMLTPERMFAIHINARADSPLRALRAMFDDEDEIPARHTTEYFAMDYRVGPDSIEVVSSGLDQPGWTAVPADTAVMVDLATREVTRLDPVITLEQRST; the protein is encoded by the coding sequence ATGTGTCGACTGTTCGGCTATGTGACCGAATCCGAGCGCTCTGTCGCGGACCTGCTCGGTGACGAGGGCCTCGAGGCGTTCACGTCGTTGACCGCGGTGCACTCCGACGGTTGGGGAATGGCCTGGCACACCGCGGACGGCGCGACCCGCACCACGACGTCGCCGCGCTCGGCCGCCGTGGACAAGGAGTATGCCGACCTCGTGCGAGAGCCGCTCTCGTGCGCCGGCATGGTCCACCTGCGCTGGGCGACCGGCGGCCTCGACGTGCGTCCTGAGAACACCCATCCGTTCTTCGCCGACGACTTCGCGTTCGCCCACAACGGCCATGTCTCCCCCATCGGTGAGCTCGAGGAGCTGTTGTCGCCGGCAAGCTGCGCAGCGCTGCTGGGCGACACCGACAGCGAGCGCTACTTCCGCTTCGTTCGTCAGAGCATCGAGGAGCATGGCGAAGAGGCCGAAGGGGTCACCCAGGCCTTGGCCACGTTGATCAAGAAGTTCCCCGAGTCCAGCCTCAATGCCCTGATGCTCACCCCCGAGCGGATGTTCGCGATCCACATCAACGCGCGCGCCGACTCCCCGCTGCGCGCCCTGCGGGCGATGTTCGACGACGAGGACGAGATCCCGGCCCGGCACACCACGGAATATTTCGCGATGGACTACCGGGTGGGTCCCGACAGCATCGAAGTCGTCTCGAGCGGTCTCGACCAGCCGGGCTGGACGGCAGTGCCGGCCGACACCGCGGTGATGGTCGATCTGGCAACCCGGGAGGTCACCCGGCTGGACCCCGTCATCACCTTGGAGCAGCGCAGCACCTGA
- a CDS encoding carboxylate-amine ligase has protein sequence MNQHSSGSTPKAVRTVGVEEELLLVDSQSGVARSVAHQVLRVAERRGDTEPDKGQLGGSLGPELQEQQVETDTPPERDLDELGFELVRWREKARAAAEESGALVLASGTTPLPVQPRAFDDPRYVEITERFGLTASEQLSCGCHVHVSVESEDEAVGAMDRIRAWLPVLLALSSNSPFWQGRDSGYASYRSQVLTRWPTSGPTQLHGDARGYADHLRQLVDTGVPLDEGMAYFDARPSQHYPTLEIRVADVCLDPQDAVLVAALCRALVDTASREWRNDVPPDPASVALLRLATWQAGRHGLSGTLLDPATHRPRPAREVVDALVAHVAPALQRSGDLAWVEQRVGHLFTEGTGADTQREILEKQGRLDRAVVELARISAGPAD, from the coding sequence ATGAATCAGCATTCCTCGGGCAGTACCCCGAAGGCGGTGCGGACAGTCGGCGTCGAGGAGGAGCTCCTCCTGGTCGACAGTCAGAGCGGCGTGGCCCGATCGGTGGCCCACCAGGTCCTGCGTGTGGCAGAACGTCGCGGTGACACCGAGCCCGACAAGGGCCAACTGGGCGGTTCGTTGGGTCCCGAGCTGCAGGAGCAGCAGGTCGAGACCGACACCCCGCCGGAGCGTGACCTGGACGAGCTCGGTTTCGAGCTGGTCCGGTGGCGGGAGAAGGCCCGGGCCGCCGCGGAGGAGTCCGGCGCGCTGGTGCTGGCCAGCGGGACGACGCCGTTGCCGGTGCAACCGAGGGCCTTCGACGACCCCCGCTATGTCGAGATCACCGAGCGCTTCGGCCTCACCGCGAGCGAGCAGCTCTCCTGCGGATGCCATGTGCACGTCTCGGTGGAGTCCGAGGACGAGGCAGTCGGGGCGATGGACCGGATCCGCGCTTGGCTGCCGGTGCTGCTGGCGCTGAGCTCCAACTCGCCGTTCTGGCAGGGTCGCGACTCGGGCTACGCGAGCTATCGGTCCCAGGTGCTCACCCGCTGGCCGACCAGCGGTCCCACCCAGCTGCACGGGGACGCCCGCGGGTATGCCGATCACCTGCGCCAGCTGGTCGACACCGGCGTTCCTCTCGATGAGGGGATGGCCTACTTCGACGCGAGGCCCTCCCAGCACTACCCGACCTTGGAGATCCGGGTCGCGGACGTCTGCCTGGACCCGCAGGACGCTGTCCTGGTTGCTGCCCTGTGCCGAGCGCTGGTGGACACCGCGTCGCGCGAGTGGCGAAACGACGTACCGCCCGACCCGGCCTCGGTGGCGTTGCTCCGCCTGGCCACCTGGCAGGCAGGTCGCCACGGCCTCTCGGGGACCCTGCTCGACCCGGCGACGCATCGTCCGCGTCCGGCTCGCGAGGTGGTGGATGCCTTGGTGGCGCACGTTGCGCCGGCCCTGCAGCGCTCGGGTGACCTGGCTTGGGTCGAGCAGCGGGTGGGCCATCTCTTCACCGAGGGGACCGGGGCCGACACCCAGCGCGAGATCCTGGAGAAGCAGGGTCGGCTCGACCGTGCCGTCGTGGAGCTGGCCCGGATCTCGGCCGGACCCGCCGACTGA
- a CDS encoding FUSC family protein, translated as MSMQEESVARRLREAPRRHPLLPLAAKAAVAAALAWLVVQPLRGSADDYAYYAPLGAVVAVSSRLAHSMRLTVEAVLAIGLGALLAMGVRAAPTPEVLSIAIVVGLGTVLGAWKRVGSMASWVPISGLFILIVGGADPTRYVLAYLGLTALGAVVGVLVNLAVPPMPLIATDNVQNSLRNVLADQLDGMADGLERSPLPTPEEWREGEAVLRSQSERAQELIGQLVDVPRINWRARRWQGPAEHQRQRGQALRDLTILVEEMKSVLAHDEHAELERVALGPALRPSAARALHCAAEALRSVEDSEVDESSLDAAMQAAEGFAEAIRRQRAEEQVDAFAAGALVNTLRKVLVSLTPDEESHESAPDVR; from the coding sequence ATGTCCATGCAGGAAGAGTCCGTCGCACGAAGGCTGCGTGAGGCGCCCAGACGCCATCCGTTGCTTCCGCTGGCGGCCAAGGCCGCCGTCGCCGCAGCACTGGCCTGGCTGGTCGTCCAGCCGCTCCGGGGTTCCGCCGATGACTACGCCTACTACGCACCCCTGGGTGCGGTGGTCGCAGTCTCCTCGCGCCTGGCCCACTCGATGCGCCTGACCGTCGAGGCGGTCCTCGCCATCGGCCTGGGCGCCCTGCTTGCAATGGGCGTGCGCGCAGCCCCCACACCAGAAGTCCTCTCGATCGCGATCGTGGTCGGACTCGGCACAGTGCTCGGGGCCTGGAAGCGGGTCGGCTCGATGGCCAGCTGGGTGCCCATCTCCGGGCTGTTCATCCTGATCGTCGGCGGCGCGGACCCCACCCGCTATGTCCTGGCCTATCTGGGACTGACCGCTCTGGGGGCCGTTGTCGGCGTCCTGGTCAACCTCGCGGTGCCACCGATGCCATTGATCGCCACGGACAACGTGCAGAACTCGCTGCGCAACGTCCTTGCCGACCAGCTGGACGGCATGGCGGATGGGCTCGAGCGCAGTCCCCTGCCGACGCCCGAGGAGTGGCGCGAGGGTGAAGCGGTCCTCCGGTCACAGTCGGAGCGTGCCCAGGAGCTGATCGGCCAGCTGGTGGACGTCCCGCGGATCAACTGGCGCGCCCGCCGTTGGCAAGGTCCCGCGGAGCACCAGCGTCAACGGGGCCAGGCGCTGCGTGACCTGACCATCCTCGTCGAGGAGATGAAGTCCGTCCTGGCCCACGACGAGCACGCCGAGCTCGAACGGGTGGCACTCGGACCGGCCCTGAGGCCATCGGCGGCTCGGGCCCTGCACTGCGCGGCCGAGGCGCTGCGCTCGGTGGAGGATTCCGAGGTGGACGAGTCGTCGCTGGACGCGGCCATGCAGGCAGCCGAAGGATTCGCCGAAGCCATTCGCCGACAACGGGCCGAGGAGCAGGTCGACGCCTTCGCAGCCGGCGCGTTGGTCAACACCCTGCGCAAGGTCCTGGTCTCGTTGACCCCCGACGAGGAATCCCACGAGTCTGCGCCGGATGTGCGTTGA
- a CDS encoding GPGG-motif small membrane protein: MALILWIIAVVLVVSGIVSLFRGEVLWGAVLIIVGLLVGPGGVSLFT; this comes from the coding sequence ATGGCACTCATCCTGTGGATCATCGCCGTCGTGCTGGTGGTCAGTGGAATCGTTTCCCTTTTCCGTGGCGAGGTGCTCTGGGGAGCCGTGCTGATCATCGTCGGACTCCTCGTGGGTCCCGGTGGCGTCAGCCTCTTCACCTGA
- a CDS encoding DUF4235 domain-containing protein has protein sequence MTETKSSTSAKLLYRPFGLVTSMLAGLLASTIFKAVWKRAAHGEDADPPRPLESEYGLKEIVAAAVVQGAIFAVVRALTDRGGARAFERVTGDWPGN, from the coding sequence ATGACTGAGACGAAGTCGAGCACGTCCGCGAAGTTGCTCTACCGGCCCTTCGGTCTGGTCACCTCGATGCTGGCCGGACTATTGGCGAGCACGATCTTCAAGGCGGTGTGGAAGCGCGCCGCGCACGGCGAGGACGCAGATCCGCCCCGTCCCTTGGAGAGCGAGTACGGACTCAAGGAGATCGTGGCCGCCGCCGTCGTGCAGGGCGCCATCTTCGCCGTGGTGCGAGCGCTCACCGATCGTGGTGGCGCACGCGCCTTCGAGAGAGTGACTGGGGACTGGCCCGGCAACTGA
- a CDS encoding CDGSH iron-sulfur domain-containing protein yields MTLRSGEPRLQECPDGPLLVRGAETWTDDDGVEHPITRPVVAVCRCDKSQRQPWCDGTHKFIPTS; encoded by the coding sequence ATGACGCTGCGCAGTGGCGAGCCGCGACTCCAGGAGTGCCCCGACGGGCCGCTCCTGGTTCGCGGGGCCGAGACCTGGACCGACGACGACGGGGTGGAGCACCCGATCACCCGCCCGGTGGTGGCGGTCTGCCGCTGCGACAAGTCCCAGCGGCAGCCGTGGTGCGACGGAACCCACAAGTTCATCCCCACCTCGTAA
- a CDS encoding iron-containing redox enzyme family protein yields MQLPAPRGPLSQQVCEILAGRSSDQPSVASLPRPVDQLIDDDDFQLALWMLFELHYRGFDGVDPDLEWDPLLIHSRGRLEACLEELLRDLTRDDVRRAKETGGDFATRLITLIDELDRGSLATFLQRRASKEQFSDFMRQRSIYHLKESDPQSFVLARIDGPAKAALAEVQYDEYGAGDPDRLHAGLFARALDSLGLDSTYGAYIDEASASTLAVNNVMSMFALRRRLRGASLGHLAAFEATSSAPCRRIVGGAERLGLPHAAAHYFDEHVEADAVHEQLAIRNICATLVEQDPRLEDDVLLGAASCLKMDQIAGAALTQRWDVEQARPRVVREQRIGANA; encoded by the coding sequence ATGCAACTTCCCGCTCCTCGCGGTCCCCTGAGCCAACAGGTGTGCGAGATCCTCGCGGGCCGGAGCAGCGACCAGCCGTCGGTGGCGTCGCTTCCCCGCCCGGTCGACCAGCTCATCGACGATGACGACTTCCAGCTGGCGTTGTGGATGCTCTTCGAACTGCACTACCGCGGCTTCGACGGTGTCGATCCCGACCTCGAGTGGGACCCGCTGCTGATCCATTCGAGGGGGCGCCTGGAGGCGTGCCTCGAAGAGTTGCTGCGCGACCTCACCAGGGACGACGTACGTCGTGCCAAGGAGACCGGTGGCGACTTCGCGACCCGCCTGATCACCCTGATCGACGAGCTCGACCGCGGCTCGCTCGCCACGTTCCTGCAACGCCGGGCGAGCAAGGAGCAGTTCTCGGACTTCATGCGGCAGCGGAGCATCTATCACCTCAAGGAGTCCGACCCGCAGAGCTTCGTGCTCGCACGCATCGACGGTCCGGCCAAGGCCGCGCTGGCCGAGGTGCAGTACGACGAATATGGCGCGGGTGATCCCGACCGGTTACATGCCGGTCTCTTCGCGCGCGCCCTCGACTCGTTGGGGCTCGACAGCACCTATGGCGCCTACATCGACGAGGCCAGCGCCAGCACGCTCGCGGTCAACAACGTGATGTCGATGTTCGCGCTGCGCCGTCGACTGCGCGGTGCGTCACTGGGCCACCTGGCAGCCTTCGAGGCGACCAGCTCGGCACCGTGCCGGCGCATCGTCGGCGGTGCCGAACGACTGGGTCTGCCGCACGCGGCCGCGCACTACTTTGACGAGCACGTCGAGGCGGACGCGGTCCATGAGCAGCTCGCGATCCGCAACATCTGCGCCACCCTCGTCGAGCAGGACCCGCGGCTCGAGGACGACGTACTCCTCGGCGCCGCCAGCTGCCTGAAGATGGACCAGATCGCCGGAGCCGCGTTGACGCAGCGCTGGGACGTCGAGCAGGCCCGTCCGCGGGTCGTCCGGGAACAGCGGATTGGGGCGAACGCATGA
- a CDS encoding class I SAM-dependent methyltransferase codes for MRTPEPSPTMTQQAVFGDLTIAYDERVLTPRAWTTAQSAWVTELSLVVPDGPILELCTGAGHIGLLAIAHCGRDGVLVDLDPVACDFALANASSAGLAERVEVRRRPVADCLETGETFPLVVADPPWVPSARTGRFPEDPLLAIDGGDDGLALARACVQTIDDCLHPQGAAVLQIGSLAQADGLGDWMAGRVDLVVAEVRSHGERGVLALLRRPD; via the coding sequence ATGCGCACCCCTGAGCCCTCCCCGACGATGACCCAGCAGGCGGTCTTCGGCGACCTGACCATCGCCTACGACGAGCGCGTGCTCACGCCGCGTGCGTGGACCACGGCCCAGTCGGCCTGGGTCACCGAGCTCTCGCTGGTGGTTCCCGACGGTCCGATCCTCGAGCTCTGCACCGGCGCCGGGCACATCGGTCTGCTCGCGATCGCGCACTGCGGTCGCGACGGCGTGCTGGTCGACCTCGACCCGGTCGCCTGTGACTTCGCCCTCGCCAACGCCTCGAGTGCCGGGCTCGCCGAACGTGTTGAGGTACGCCGTCGTCCGGTGGCCGACTGCCTCGAGACGGGCGAGACGTTCCCACTGGTGGTCGCCGACCCACCCTGGGTGCCCTCGGCACGGACCGGTCGTTTTCCCGAGGACCCGCTGCTCGCGATCGACGGCGGGGACGACGGCCTGGCGCTCGCCCGGGCCTGCGTGCAGACGATCGACGACTGCCTGCACCCACAGGGTGCCGCGGTGCTGCAGATCGGCAGCCTCGCCCAGGCCGACGGCCTGGGTGACTGGATGGCAGGTCGGGTCGACCTGGTCGTTGCCGAGGTGCGCTCCCACGGCGAGCGCGGCGTGCTCGCCCTGTTGCGCCGCCCCGACTGA